The Macadamia integrifolia cultivar HAES 741 chromosome 4, SCU_Mint_v3, whole genome shotgun sequence genome contains the following window.
aaaaatatatatcaattaTGGTTATACCCATGGCCTACACAAGTTAATGGCTAATCCAGTAAGGGTTAGCAATAAATGCAAAGTACATCAAATGCACAACCATGGATCAAAGGAAAATAAATGCAGGACGAAATAAACAGATTCACCAGAGTTTCATATTTCATAGACAAAGAGATGCAAAGTTATTTTATGGCAGTAGAAATTTTTGCAGCAGATCCACCCGAGGGGGAGGAACCCTGTTCTTCTGTAGATCATGAGCTGAGAAGTTATTTACAGAGGACGTATTGGGAAGATCAGACCAAGTCTAACTCCCCAGTCTTTGTTCTCTACTCTTCTTCATAATGAGCCTTCTCTCTTATAAAGTCATAATTTATAGCTTGGAGTCTTCAGTTCCTCTTCACAAATCGACCCTGTAAGGAGAAAGATAGATTTCACATACACATCAGTAACACATATATAGATGATGAGTTGTTGTGAGTGAATTGGGTGGGTTAGCATGAAACTGACCTTCATCCGAGGCCGCTTCTCAGCATTGAGCTTCCGAACTTCATATCTGATGCGCTTGGAGAAGAGCCTACTCTGTCGCTTCTGCTTGTATCTCAGCACCCTTGCTTGCCTCTGTCCCTTCTTCGTTCCTTCTATGCCCGCTTGGTCCTCCCCGACCATGCTGCTTCCGACGTCGGGGACTCTCTGTACCCCTGCGTTGCTCCCCAACCCACCACCATCCACGAATCCCTGCTCAAGCATGTCACGTAACAAAGCTTCAATGAATCGTCCAAACGTCGTGACCTGGGCGGCTGGGCCATACTCAACCCGAACCCTCTCGGGTCCTTTCCCAAGGTAGGCCCAACCCAGAGACCCCACCAGCACCCTTTCACTTCCGTCACTTCCGTAGTAGCTGGATGCCAGCTGAGCTTGCGCTTTGCTAAAGACCCAAAGTGGGGCCCCAGAAAAGGTCCAAAAGCAAAAAGTGAAAAGCGCAACGAACTGGAAATTGcgatatttttctctctctacgcTAGTATCTACGCCTCCATCCAATCTGGATTCTGGCCAAGTGGGAAAAGTTAAAACTACAAACTCATTTCTCTCCACGAATCTTCATATGAAACGTGGATGTCATTAGGGGAAGAAGAGTAAGTATCGGAAAGCTATAAAGTATGAAGTACGAATATGCCTTTCGTCGCTCTATGAGTGGTTGTTGACACCTAAAAAAAGTCTTCCTCTCcaaaagatgatgatgatgatgatgatgccgCCGAGTTGCTGAGTCCAGATCTAGACTCGTTGATGTGTTACGTAGGGTAAGGGATAGAGGGGATAGGATACGACGGATTACGATATCTACTTATCCAATCACGGGACCCCTAGCAGAGAGATCTAACAAAGAaagcttcaaatttttttaggtagaaaaaaaaaaaaaaaaaaaaaaaaaatcgagaaTCGTCTATATTTGGGGGTATCTTTATTATCAGGTATCGAATACGATATTCAAAATGCAGGGATTCTCTCATGGCTATACAGTAAAGCGATGCTCTCTGTTCATTTCAAtttatagtttcaagtttcaacccacCCAGATGTTTCAAGAAGATTCTAATCATTGGATTGATTGGGAGCTCAGATCTGCGGACTCTCGATCGATTCTGTGGAATGGATTTAATAATATACTAGTAGTACTAATAATGATCCAAGCATTAAGCAATCAAGAACTAAAAAGTAGTTGCagtgagaaaaaagagaagaagaagaataattaaAATAAGTTAAATTAAGAGATCTTACGTTGGAAAGGGAGTCATCAAGAACGTCAGGAACGGTCTGTGGAGACTCTCCTTCGATGTAAAGAGGGGCTTTGTCGGACCAGGCGTTCAAGATCTCCTCATAGTCCAGCTTCAACCACAGTCCTTGATTCCCTTGATGGTGCCCTTGATGcccttcttgttgttgttgttgttgttgttgatgatgatgataccaTGAAGAGTTGTTATTGTTGCAGTACTCGTTGCAGCAGCTACTGCTGCTGATGCTCATGGCGGCTTCGTTGTTGCTGTTCTCAACAACTTCCGAGTAAATCACCCATTTCTCCTCACTCGCTTCCCTCTCACGCTGCCTTAAGGCCGTCTTAGCCAACGAGCTCCCAACTTCATCGCTGTCctgtcctcctcctccacccccTAAGGTGTTGGTGTAAGTTGTTAAGGACGGAGACAACGaatcctctctctcctcccccatctcctcttcctccccttcctcctcctcctcctcctcctcctcctccgatGGAGGCAATACTACTCGACCTGTAACTCCAAGGAGGCCGTTCAAGCTGACTCCACCGTCGGCATTGAATAAGTAAGACACGTTGTCGTCCTGAACGTCTCTCTCTTCGAACAGATTCTCTGGGTGTAGTGGAAACAGGTTTAGCTGCTGATGCTCCTCTAGCTCTTGGTCTGGATTCATTTCCGTCGTCTGGGCCTTCTGATTCTGGTTTAACGAGCTGATGGGAACGAAGGAttaccttctccttcttccttccgtCCTTACTTCGTGTCCGTCGAACAGTGGTGCGGGTGTTTTTGCTGGCGTTGCTGCTCACATTTGTTGCAGAGAAAAGTGAAAAAGGGTAGAAGGAAAAAAGCGTCTTTTAGGACAGTGGACAGTGGACAGTGGACAGGGGACAACAGGTAGACCACAGGTCAGGGGAAAGGTCGTAGGGGGAAGACAAGAGATAATCCGGATGACGTGGCTGTTTCTAAACACGTGGTGTTATGAGATTGGGTTAACTTGTGGATTGTGTTGTTATCCGGATTTCGTTTGTGCTATGTTCACTGTAGAAAGAGGTCTTTTTCGTGGttagtcccaagtcccaacccaCAACACCAACTCCCCTCCACGTACGGCATTCCTTAAGCTCGCGTTTGGCAAAATTGCTTTCGTGCGGAAGTGTtttaggttgcgtttggtacGCATTCTTTTAAAGTAGGTTGAGTGTGTGAGAAAGTGAGAAGTGTTCGTGTGTAATATAGTTTCAAAAAATCGGATCGGACTTGTCAGACTCACTGGATCGAATCGGTGTTGAATGAGATCAATTTGATATCGATCCACTGGTAAAAtctaaggataaaaaaaaaatatgatccaTACTTGTAAAAAGgggcaaaaaatatttttctttattttttttaaaaaaaggggTAAATCTATTTGTCTGATCTCAAACGATCATTATCCAAATTTGGTTGTGGTTGAGATGAAttcccgagagagagagagagagagagagagagagagagagagagagagagagagagagagagagagagagagagagagaggtgacaGTGTACCCTCCTAttggctcagagaaccttttcctaAGAAAATTATAATGACTTTTAAATTTGTTTTGGGAAAAAAAGACAGGCACCCTTTAAATCATGGATTGGAATCGACTGACTTCACTTGCAATCAATTGGGGTCAATTCTAACTGTACCTGATTCTATGTATTTCAAGTTCGACCAAGTTAAGCCAGGCCAGGTTAGGGTGGTCCGCCTAGTCCGATGAACTCCTCACTGATTATGGGATGATTTGACTTGAGGTCAATGGAAATTGATTCCATATTTCATTCCGAGTTTAAAAACCTAGGTGTAATTccaataaatatttttatcataggaagggggaaaaaattaaaataatatatatatatatatatatcgatctCACCAAAACTGATATAGATCAATTGTATCAGATATACAAAACCATTTTATCCCCCAAAAGTACTGATACCACAGGTTTTTGGATCATTTTACCCTCCGAGAATATAGAATATCACCAACTTCTATTGGTATCGTATCACTTAcattgatacatatcaaccaatACAACTAATAcaatatcaatacctaaaaccatatTTAAAACTCAAATGACTGTCTATGATATGGGCACACTAACTGAGTCACGACTCACAACTAATATGTGGCTTGTGTTTTGTATAGTGTCATAGTTGATCCGAGTTtggggattttcttttttcttgattatggtatctgttaagtttgtctcgaattcttgacccgttttgaagattgacccgatccgacatattttggtggcgaccaaaatgggaatttttctgagatctgtgatggaagtagagggcttgggccgatagcccggagcccatcactgatctcgtatgggggtgcgggggcgtagcccccgcggtatggttcgaccggatcgaccgtgacccgatgggtcgaaccgctatttggagtatatatatataatgtactgttgcttgttgagagtcattgtattctagggttttcacgaagtagggtttcagggcgagttcttcatCGCCGCTGCTAgattgtaatccttcttctacatagtgaatcatcttcttcttcgtccgaggacgtagcacaccaccctggtgtgtgaacctcgttaaatctctgtgtcgtacggatctattgtctctctttattcgtgtttcttggtgtttgatctaacagtaTCAGAGCATCTCGTTGTCCTCCCCAAGTTATACTCATCTTAGAAGCCAATGTAAACATGAGAGAGATGATAATAGATAGATGTAAGAAACTTAAAACATATAACTACCGTGGGCTATATTACACACAAATCCTTCTCATAAAAAGATTCACCCACCCCCGGATTGGGTTCGTCTGTAACACGCACTGCACAGATCCAAGGACCGGGAACTCACAGCCCAAGACATGGATGCACAGCCCAAGGTGCTACGACCTCATTTTGTTCATCTGGTTCAAAGCGGGTTGAAGAATATTATAGAGCACCCAAAAGATAGCCGGagcaacaacaaacaacagAAGTAATCCATGGTTATCACTCGAGGCATCAGCTACCATGGCGATTTCACTCGCTGATGCGCCGGGTGTAGACAAAAAGCTTGATGCAGCCAACCCACCACCAAACCCAAGTCCTACGATTATTCCTCTCGAGCTTCGCATCTGGTTAATTTGGTTGAGAGCTGGTTGTAAGATGTTGAAGAGAACCCAAGCAATTGCAGGAAATATGGGTAGTAAGAGAGCGAGGCCACGGTTGTCGCCCTCTGCAATCTCTGCAATCTGTTGTGCAGCTAAAGCCGGATCACAAGAACTCAAAGGTGGAAAAGATTGCACCAGCAATAGCAGTTCCTGCTAATGGAGATGATAGGTTAGAATTGTCATTGGTAGCTTTGGATATGGTCAAGCCTTTGGGGAGATTCTGGAGAGAAAGGAGGGAGATGGGTTTATTAATGGATGGCTTGGAAGGGTTAAGGTTGTTGGGCGAGTTGATGCTCAAGCACTTGGCATTGAGCATTGCCATTGTAGCAACCGTTGCTGCCATTGATACCTCAGGCTATTGTTGTGTGGTGCTTATTTGGTGTCCTTCAAACTGGCTGGCCGGCTGGTTTGTTAGGGCTCTTCTGGGAATATAGCTGCCAAAGAAAGGGTGGAGGTATCCAATGGGATTATATCTTCTAGATTCTTTTCTTATCCAGATGGTGTGACTGAGTGATATAAGCCTCATATTCCCACCACACCCTTTCTTATCACCTCCCTACCACGAAATGGATTGCACGAGGAGACCCTCAAGTATAGCCCCTAACAATGTTTCTTCCATCATCATTCAATCTTGAAGAAATCATTTACATGAGATAACAATATAAACCTTATCACACAGAACTGCACAACTGGCATCGTCGGATAGGTCTTCTATCAAAAATAATAGATCACAAGGACGGGTGAGATGATCCGATGGATGTCAATGTATCTATGGCTCTGAGCTTCCTGATAAATTGAAATCAGATTGACCGACCTACAAAGGATTGAGCAATAATGCCATGTCCCATCTCAGATGATCAAAAGACATGTAGCCGTTGCTCTGCACCCTTAAGTTAGTAAAATTGGCAAGTAAGAAAACCAAGAATAGGGTGACAAACAGAGGCAGAAATCATGTCTGAGGGCTAGTATAGATATAGACATATATAATGAATGCTTCTTGATTTCATGTAAATCAATGAATATACAACTTTAGGCTTTCTAATTCTACCATCTACAATAGTCTCTTAACTTCAGCCATTGCGACCCTAGTGTAATGAATTAGATGCTGAAAAAGCTGTACATACTCTAGACATTGCCTCCGCCTTCATAATATTTGACTTGGCTGCATCTAACAGTGAATCTGACTGGAGAGCCTTCTCAAAACAGATCTTAGCATCCTCCCACCGACCCTCTGCAACAAACACAAGACCTAGATTGTTGTATGCAGGGGCATACCCAGGATAGAGTTCAAGCGACTTAGCAAGCATTGCTTTTGCATGTTCGTATCGTTTTTGCTGCCTATACAGATTTCCAAGGTTGGAAAATGTAGCATGTGCCTGGTGAGGAGCAGCCAATGATAAAGCGTGCTTATATACTTCTTCAGCCTGTGATGGATCTTCCGATAGCTGCAACGAGATCCCTGAAGATACAAACCAGCAGGAATTAAATGCAGAACAATTGGATAAATAAGttgggatgagagagagagaggatttgtTGACAGTACCAAGATTTGACCAAGCATAGCTGCAGTCCTTGCAGCGGGCAATGGCAGCTTTTAGGTACTTCTGCGATGTCATGAACTGCAGAGTGCAAAGATTGTGAAGGCCGAGTTGGTGCCACTGCATAGCATCATCCGGGTCCTCCTCTATAGCCTGTTTTAAATAGGtataaatatacatatataaaacAAATCTACAGTACTTAAATCACTCAGCAACCTTATCTACCAAGGTTCAAAGCTAAAAgccctttcctttttcctttctttccaagATAGTGACAAAGACGTTTAGATGGTGAATGGGATACAAGACATCAGAACTCAAAAGAAGCTATCTTTCTCCAAGTCCTTCCTGAGGGTAGAGTGATCATAATTGGTTGTGCAAGCAAGAGTAAAAGGACAGGGCATATCTGCTAGTTCAGCAAGCAAACAGGAGAAATTTAAACCTCCATCAACCAGGGTAGATCATACAAAGGCaaataagaaagtaaaaaaaaaaaggccttaaACCATCCATCCTAATTAGTACAATTAATAGTCAAATGACTTTACCACCCACcccccaatatatatatatatatatatgtatgtatgtgtgtgtgtgtaaaataaaaattaagtttGCTAACTGAAGGAGAACCAAAAGCTTTATGTAGGGGGTCACAAATTTGTCGGAGCCACAAGTTCCCTCATGGGTGATGGGTCAACAATTTGTGATTTGATGGACTACGTATCTTCCAAAACACAACCCAAAACCAAAGATTACAGTTCTTAAGAATGAAAAGCAAGCAGGTAATCTACGTAGTTTTAACCATAAACTTGTAACAATAATGATGAAATTCAGTAAAAGAACACGAGGAAGAGTGGGATTctattgagaaagaaaaaaaagagataaacatAAAATCCAAatggttcttttctttttgtttgcgAGTGAGCAAAAGAATCCTTAAATAAAAAACTGCAAGTGATAAATAAGAAGGGCCAAAATTTGGTAAAGATCTAAATGAATGCGCGCGCGCACACCTTATTCATcacaatagaaagaaaaatattaaacaaaaatgaacaaaaatttaaaaactaaattcattaaaaaataatccTATATAATTGAAGGGAAAGGATGTACACACAAGTGAGGTGTAATGAAATCTCACATGCTAGCACCTTATTGACCATCAGATGAGACGAAAGGCATCTCAATCGTTTGTTCCCACTATCCTTGCATTCACCCACCCACCACCACTGCTGCAGTGGTGTCTCTCTGTGGCTATAGCTTCGGCTCCCCTCGCCCTCCCCATTTCCTTCTCCACTCCCCCACCCCCAGCATCTCCCTCCCCCTGTCCCCATCCCTCCCCTGCAAATCCCCACCTTCCCCGACCCCATCCACCTTTGCAactaccccccccccttcaCAACCCCTGCGTCCGCCCCCTCCCTTGAAAGTTGAGTGAAACAGGAAACGCATGAAGGAGCCATCTCAAATCGGTTCCCTAGAGATGCACACTACTGCTACACTGATTACGAACCGTCAATTACAATAGACAATGAGGAAGATGGAGGGGGGAaaacaacccaaccctagagtGAAAAAATTAAAGTGCAAAAATTATTCCCTTCTTCCTTATGCGGTTTGGTTTTCCTCCTCACAGTAAACAGATTCtatttaaaactaaaaaaaaaaaaatcatctggtTCAATTTGACTTGACAACTGCCCTTCCTTCTTCctaatttcttttccttcttctggAAGACCGCAACTATGGGACTTAGATCCAATGGACATAAAACCAAGAAACGAAACACGATCACAGCAGCCAAAAGGGAACGCAGCATCTCACAATCTAATGCTTAAGagagcaaagaaagaaaaaatgagagaatgGCAGTGGACATTGGCAATGAAACCCCAGCTCCTGTCTCAAATCAAAGGCGAAGGCATCAAAGCCTCCAGGCCAAAACCATTGCAGCCGCAGAGAGAAGCAACAGCAGAGAAGCATGGTAGCCATATAACTTATATGATCTGCGTCATTACTTAGTTGCAGTCGAAGGAAGACTTTGCTTGGGAAAGGAGAAAGGGGAGAGAGTGATGTGGCTGAGGATTAAatggtttagattttttttccccttcatcCAGTAATTGAAAAGTGCTAGTGTGTAAGATTCCATTATATAACATAGATCCCTTCCCATATCTGAAATTTAAAAACTCAGAAGAATATCACtcagtaaaataaaatataaattaataattaGTAATATAAATTAATCATTAAATAAAAGGCACGAGTGAAGGTTTCAGCTGGTTCAGCAGGTAAAGTCTTTTGCCAGTCACTGCACCTTGTGCAACATATGCCTCCATCCCTCTCATGTACTGCACGATATgggcccccaccccacccacccacGCACccaccaaccaaccaaccaatttcattgaaccaaaatcaatagataaaaaaatctattcccTAGATTGCATGATGTTGTCAGGTAGTATAAATGGTATAAAACATTAAACAAGCATTTACCAAATCACATGATAGCACCCAATGTAAGTATAAATATGGCTGATTTTCCACAACCGGTATATGGTTCTGTCAGAGTGATGCAATTCATATCCCTTGGAAGAAGAATTTTCGGATTTGGGTTTGGCTCAATTTTTTGGGCAAAGTTGAACCGACGGTTCAATAAGTTAGGCCAAATTTAAGTTCCCAATAGGGTTATATGAGCCATGGGCTAAgtaattttgagttttctattgtGATGGGCCcattctataagcccaaatattaaATATTTAAGGCCAATACGGGattaagtagttagtttctattttcttattttctaattcCATGTAATGAGTTGCTTAGTGATGCAGGTGCACACCCATGGGccgatccaaacccatctgggtatccaaacAAAGATGAGCCGGATCCATATTTCGAGTctttggtctagtaggattttaagaagttttatttatttgggaatattacttcatcttttatttcaagTAGGATACATAGGAGtattttagttttcttaaattgagttagtttcctatttggagTTGATTTATATAATACATGTTTAACCCACAATTGAGGACAAAATGAAGATGGAATAAATTAAGTTTGTCTTAGTGAGCCTATGGGCTGGCGTGAGCAATTTCTATTCTCCATCACCCCTTTCTTTGgtgtgattcctctctctcccctgcaactctgagacatCTAAGGGATTTATTCCCTTCCCTCACCAGCCCTAGCAATGGATCCTCTAGAAGGATTCcatcctagtttctattttccttgtATAACTAAGGATCCTTTCTAGAGGGATTTCTTTTTAGTGTTTGGCAGCCAAGTAGCAAGGAGAGTTTTTATTCTTGTAATCAGTCCAGtggttattataaataaagagcaaAGGGAACACTAGCCCACAAATTTGATGTTTTTGAAAACTAGCTCCATGTGAGTAGCCCACAGATTTGATGTTTTCGAAAACTAGCTCTATGTGAGTGTGTGCACTGCGGTGAACAGTCACAGCCCTCGTAGTGAATCAAGTGGCAacccaaggtggtgaatccttggtTGGTGGGTGGTGAGGCCTTACCTAGGCTTTGGTGGTGAAGTCCAAGCCATATCCttcttcctcccttcttctctttcttcttcccttactGTTCAACAGATATTCCAGCAGTTATTTCTACCATGGGCTCTTCATGGGTGATTTCTGACTTGGTTTTTGTGTTTACTTTCTTATCTATCATTGCTAGTATTCTTCGAATAATTTTCTGCATGTTCCTTTAAGTTTTCTGTCTTGCTCCTCCTGCTTCTCTCTACTCTGATTGCAGGAATTTTGTGTCTTGATGGACTCCAAATTTTGATGTTGTCTTCTCTTCTAAACCCAACTACCTCTGATTAGAAGTTGATAGGCATCCCTACTAGTAGTCTGTGAGTTACGGTTATtctaataagtaaataaattttGGTTTTCCTCAGTTTCTAATTTATGTCGATGTCTGTTTTACATAATCTAACTGTCTAACTAGCTTTGATATTTTAGACACATAATCCACCAATTAGGTCCTCGATTGGACCTTAGTTTCAGTCCCATTGGTTTTGGAGAATTGAGAATTATAGCTCCATCAATTTTCTGTCATATGGTGTCGGTTTCTGGTTCACTGCGATTCTGGTTTTCATGGGTTTGCTAGTTTTGTCTTTTCAGCCTAGTAATCCTCATCACAGTAAACACAGAGTTAGAGCACTTGCCCACTTATTAATATTTATAACCTAACTTTAACCACACCAAAACATCACACAGTACAGAAACCCACCTGCTTTAAAGTGTAAAGAGCTCGCTCTTCCACATCAGTCAAATCCTTCTGTCCAGTTTCAAATGCTGCTGCAATCTCATGTTGAGCCTTGTGAACCAAGGCTAGCCCTGCCCATGCTATCCGAAGCTCAACAACCGAGGAGTCCCCATCTCTAATTATTGAAGCAATTTCATTTGCAGCCCACAATAGTTGTTCCGTGGGATCTTGAGACCTTTCTGCATCCTTGATCCTGTGAAGTGCAACAGCATATCTAGTAGACATGCAATTGGGATCCAGTTTTGCTGCCTGCAGAAAAGAATCATGCCACAGGTGAACCACTTATGAGATTAAATGACATCAACAAAGAAATAGTACCAATataaagagggggaagggggcaaaaaggaggaaaaaaagcTCAACGAGTTTCAGGAACTCAATCATTTGTATATAGATCATCCATGGGATAAAAACTAGCACACCACACTTGATGTAAGAACCTGTCAGTATGATATTATACTCTGGTTATAAATTAAAGTGCATTTCAATTAAAAGCAACAGCACTGGGTACAATTAGTGAACTAAGAAATGAGGACAACTCATTTTCCATTATATGTCTGT
Protein-coding sequences here:
- the LOC122075890 gene encoding zinc finger protein CONSTANS-LIKE 6-like, producing MNPDQELEEHQQLNLFPLHPENLFEERDVQDDNVSYLFNADGGVSLNGLLGVTGRVVLPPSEEEEEEEEEEGEEEEMGEEREDSLSPSLTTYTNTLGGGGGGQDSDEVGSSLAKTALRQREREASEEKWVIYSEVVENSNNEAAMSISSSSCCNEYCNNNNSSWYHHHQQQQQQQQEGHQGHHQGNQGLWLKLDYEEILNAWSDKAPLYIEGESPQTVPDVLDDSLSNGFVDGGGLGSNAGVQRVPDVGSSMVGEDQAGIEGTKKGQRQARVLRYKQKRQSRLFSKRIRYEVRKLNAEKRPRMKGRFVKRN